Proteins from a single region of Mus pahari chromosome 2, PAHARI_EIJ_v1.1, whole genome shotgun sequence:
- the LOC110316976 gene encoding LOW QUALITY PROTEIN: olfactory receptor 13A1 (The sequence of the model RefSeq protein was modified relative to this genomic sequence to represent the inferred CDS: inserted 1 base in 1 codon), with the protein MKMWVHNLLLISDXPQSRMMRNQTLVTEFILQGFSEHPQYQLPLFICFLSLYCVALSGNVLIILAITCNPGLHTPMYFFLFNLATMDIICTSSIMPKALRGLVSKWNPISYGGCMAQLYFLTWSASSELLLLTVMAYDRYAAICHPLHYSTMMSKAFCSVLAAGVWALCAFNTAIHTGLMTRLNFCGPNVITHFFCEVPPLLLLSCSSTYVNSVMIVLADAFYGILNFLMTIVSYGFIISSILKMRTSEGKQKAFSTCSSHLIVVCMYYTAVFYAYISPVSSYNAEKSKLAGVLYTMLSPTLNPLIYTLRNKEVKAALRKFFPFLRN; encoded by the exons ATGAAAATGTGGGTCCATAATCTTCTACTAATCTCTG ATCCCCAGTCAAGGATGATGAGAAACCAGACACTGGTTACAGAGTTCATCCTTCAGGGCTTCTCTGAGCACCCGCAGTACCAGCTGCCCTTATTTatctgtttcctctccctctactgtGTGGCCCTCTCAGGTAATGTCCTTATCATCTTGGCTATCACCTGCAACCCTGGGCTCCATACCCCCAtgtattttttcttgtttaatttggCTACTATGGACATCATCTGTACCTCCTCCATTATGCCCAAGGCCCTGAGGGGTCTGGTGTCAAAGTGGAACCCCATCTCCTATGGTGGCTGCATGGCCCAGCTCTATTTCCTGACATGGTCTGCTTCCTCAGAGTTGCTCCTCCTCACTGTCATGGCTTACGACCGTTATGCAGCCATCTGCCACCCTCTGCATTACAGCACCATGATGAGCAAAGCATTCTGTAGCGTGTTGGCTGCTGGAGTGTGGGCACTCTGCGCTTTCAACACAGCCATTCACACAGGACTGATGACGCGCTTGAATTTCTGTGGCCCCAATGTCATTACACATTTCTTCTGTGAGGTGcctcctctgctgcttctctcctgcagctccacCTACGTGAACAGTGTCATGATTGTCTTGGCTGATGCCTTTTATGGCATATTGAACTTCCTGATGACCATTGTGTCATACGGCTTCATCATTTCCAGTATCCTGAAGATGCGGACGTCAGAAGGGAAGCAGAAAGCCTTCTCAACCTGCTCTTCTCACCTCATCGTGGTGTGCATGTACTACACCGCTGTCTTCTACGCCTACATAAGCCCTGTCTCCAGCTATAATGCAGAGAAGAGCAAATTGGCTGGCGTGCTGTATACCATGCTGAGCCCTACGCTCAACCCTCTGATCTATACTTTGAGAAACAAGGAAGTCAAAGCAGCTCTCAGaaaattttttcctttcctcagaaattaa
- the LOC110317095 gene encoding olfactory receptor 6C74-like: MEWLMAEEARNGTWVREFILEGFPVDEHLRILFFLVHLLAYLASLMGNTLIISITCMDHRLQTPMYFFLSTFSFVECCFITTVIPQLLAIFLSGRQTISFVACFTQAFVFFFLGATVFFLMAVLSLDRYLAICKPLHYPTIMNPRMCFLLGTVCLVLGFLFMSGPVVMLSQSSYCGPNVIPHFFCDFGPLANLSCSDTRSVEMLFFNLALIVLFSSLLIAIFAYSNIVVTIVRLPSARERQRAFSTCSSHLIVLSLMYGSCVFIYMKPKQTSRLDTNREAALVNTVVTPLLNPVIYTLRNKQVHQALRDTLSRVQLHRYQRGNAPSL, encoded by the coding sequence ATGGAATGGCTGATGGCAGAGGAAGCAAGGAATGGGACATGGGTCCGGGAGTTTATCCTTGAGGGGTTCCCTGTGGACGAGCACCTGAGGATCCTTTTCTTCCTGGTGCACTTGCTGGCCTACTTGGCCTCCCTCATGGGCAACACCCTCATAATTAGCATCACTTGCATGGACCATCGATTACAGAcgcccatgtacttcttcctcagcacCTTCTCCTTTGTGGAGTGTTGCTTTATAACTACAGTTATCCCCCAGCTGCTGGCCATCTTTCTGTCAGGGAGGCAAACCATCTCCTTTGTGGCCTGCTTCACACAggcctttgtcttttttttcctcgGGGCAACTGTTTTTTTCCTCATGGCTGTCTTATCCCTGGACCGTTATCTGGCCATCTGCAAACCTCTACATTATCCAACCATCATGAATCCAAGGATGTGCTTCCTTCTTGGGACTGTCTGCTTGGTTTTGGGATTCCTCTTCATGTCTGGTCCAGTTGTGATGCTTTCCCAGTCATCCTACTGTGGCCCCAACGTTATTCCTcactttttctgtgattttgGGCCACTGGCAAATCTCTCCTGTTCAGATACCAGGTCTGTTGAGATGCTGTTTTTCAACCTTGCTTTAATTGtgcttttttcttccctcctgatAGCTATCTTTGCATACAGCAACATAGTGGTCACAATAGTGCGTCTCCCTTCGGCCAGGGAGCGACAGAGAGCTTTCTCCACCTGTTCCTCTCATCTCATTGTCCTCTCTCTGATGTATGGCAgctgtgtatttatatacatgaaGCCAAAGCAGACAAGCAGGCTGGACACCAACCGAGAGGCTGCTCTTGTGAACACGGTAGTGACACCCCTTCTGAACCCTGTCATCTACACCCTGAGAAACAAGCAGGTCCACCAGGCTCTGAGGGACACACTGTCCAGGGTTCAATTACACAGATATCAGAGGGGCAATGCACCTTCCCTTTGA